The window tttttcggGTGTTAAAACAGCTGGATATGCTTAATACATTTTCAGAATGCATTGCTAACCATTTGACAAACATACTAAGCCAAACAAGACAAATAACATAAGTTACCTTTTTTGTCAAATAACTGTATCAATCATTATAAGATACAATTAAAGGGAAGTATGTCATCACCCATGATGCACTGCAAAGGTATTACACCTTGGATCTAAGAATGATCTGATGGTGCTGAAAGAGGCGATTCTCTAGAAGGTGACCCAGGGTTTTCTTCAGGTGGAAAAACTGTGAGGGTACAAGCTCGAATGCCACCAAGTGACTCTGGAAGATCAAAAACTTTATGCCACTCATCCTTTTCTGGGTCATATTTCTGGACAATTTCTACCATACAGCGATTATTCCAAGAATATCCACCAACaacatagattttattttcaaaaacagcaACTCCAACATCACTTTGACCTCTTAACATAGCAGCAATTGGTGTCCACTGGTCAAGGGTTGGTGAATAGTATTCACAGCTTAGAACATCATCGTAATCACTTGTTCCTCGGAAATGGTTGCCACCAATGACATAGAGCTTGTCTCCAACTGTACACATGCAATGCAGACCTCTGACTGTAGTCATTGGAGCCTTCTGTGTCCATTTATCTGTATCTGGGTCGAAACACATGAGCTCATTTTGAAAGGTGTCATGGGTAATTCCTCCTGAAATATACATTAAGCCTCCATACACTGTTCCAGCATGGCCATAGTGTGGTTCACTCATTTTTGCAACATAgctccattcattcattcgtgGATTGTAACATTCTACTGTGGCCAATTCACCAGCTGCACTGCGCCCACCAACTGCATACAAATGTCCTTTGAGGGCACTCAAGTGGAAGAATGTACGCTTTTCATTTAATGATGCCACCTGCATCCATTTATTATACCGAGGATCAAATCTGAAAACTGTATCAACAGCAGTTTTTCCTTTCGTATCGTAATTACTCTGACCACCAACTACATAGAGGAAGTTTCCAATGACAGCAATGCCATGCTGGTAACGAGGAGCATCCATGGGAGCTAAAGATCTCCACTCCTGTGCCCTTTCATCATACATTCGTAATTCTTTACTAACAACCAGCTGCTGCCTCAAAACTCCTCCTAATGTAACCAAGTGGGTGGAGTCAGACCGAATGGCAGTTCTGTCTGACTGCATCACTGGCTGCATATATGGCATCATTTGGTAATTGCTGGCTTCCAAAAGCAAATTCACGCAGGTATTGTCTGTTCTCATGAAATCTACTGTCTGCACATAGTTGATGAGGTCCTGTGGTGACATTAGTGGAAATCGAATATTCTTCATTAATTTTGCAGCATAATCCATTCGAGGATCTTCCAACCTCAGCCAGCGGCAGGCAGCCTTGAAGAGTTCAAGTTCAGTACAGTGCTTAAGACTATTACTGGAAAGTACAAAGGCAAGCCGTTCAAAAGGGAGTTTTAGAAATTCCCCTGTATTCAATAAAGCAGGAAAGTTCTTCAGGATGaaattattaacatatttatCCACTTCTATAAGATTGTAGGTGTTAGCAATTCGTCCAACTTCAACACAGTTATCTAAAGAAACTCCTGATATAAGAAAGACTTTACAGAAGTCCAAAACAGGTAAAATTTGTAAAAAGCTGGCAGCTTCAAGTGTGTCCTGAAGATTGTCCATATTAAGAGAAAGTTTTGcagtataaataaaatcaatgatttttttcagacCAACCTTGTTCACTCCATGAAGCTTAATGCACATTAAATCTTGTTCTTTCATCCCACCAGTGAACATTGCCTTGAAATAATCACTAGCAGATGCCATCATAGCTCTGTGGACAGGGAAGATTTCATCTCCATCACCAGGTACCAGAGTCACATCACAAAGCAATCCTTCTATTCTAAGCTGATCAAAGCCTTGCAATACCACCGAACTATGAGTATTGCTGGTAAAAAATCGTGTGGTTCCAGCCTTGCAAGGCTGCAAGTGGGCAGAGACGCCCATTTCTCCGTTACCAAGGGACACTTTCATGTGAAAGCCTTGCTCGTGCACGGAGATGTATGTCAGACAAAGAAGTTAGAACCTGAACGTTTTACAGGAAACGACTATGTCCAAAGAGCAGGCAAGCTCGCTTTCCTTATCAAGGGCAAGCAGTCACTGCGGCACCTCTCCGGACACACCAGTCACTCATCCACAGAAAACTGTCCTGGAAGCAGGACCACAATGAGCTGTGGACCTCAAATCTGATTGTTAGGTTGATGATTCATCACCTGAAGCCAGTTAAATGACCCGGTTCACCTCGTCCGGCCTGAGCCGCCGCGCCTTCAACAGTTGCGCCCGGAGCCAAGGGGGAGGCGCTGCCACGTACTGCGTCTCCGAGGCTCGTCGGTGGCGAGGCCGGGCACCTCAGCGAGCGGCCCGCTGCGCCTTCCGTTGTCACTGGAGCGTCACCGCGGCCACCAGCGTATCTTCAAGCAAGGGCCTGGAACACGGGCCTGGACCTGGGTCTGGAACACGGGCCTAATCCCTTACACCAAGCCGGTCCTTCCGGAAAGGCCTAGTCCCAGGATCCCCCGGGCTAGGAGCGGCTGCACTGCTACGGCGCCTGCGCGGCTGCCAGGCCTTGCTGGTGGGCGAGAGTGGGGGAAGGGGCGTGCGCGGAAGGCTgggagggcggggcggggctggggggGAGGAAGTGATGCTGGGTGGGCGGAAGGCCAGCGTCTGAGCGCTCCAGCTTGTGAGAGTGCCTGGGCCTCTGAGTGACTGCGTGTACTTTAGGCTGCGCCTTTGCTAGTTTTCTAGGTGTCTGAGCCCTTCTCTCTTGCCAAGTGCATGCTTTTTCTTTAAGATTTACACTTCTTGGCTTCTGcctttaaataacaataaagggCAGCTTTTGTACAAATTGAGAAGAAATCTGGCGGAAGGGGAGGAAGTTGCAAGAGGATGCTTACATTTATTTCTCCAGAAAACACTTCATAATTTTTGTCCCACGCAATTTAATTCATAATCACTTTAATTATAATTTTGgttcatattttccaaattttttaattCACTTAAAAAACAGTATTTATCTTTCAACCAAATTGTAGTCATAGTATGTAAATACATTCTAGATTTTTGGCTTGCAGTGCAAAGCCCTGCCAtcttaaataatttctaatgcttttgttttcctttcaccACTTTTCAATGGCTATACAATTTTCCAATTACTGTGTACTGTAATTTACTCCGCCTATTATTTGTTCCTTCCTATATGCTTACTTGTCCTTGGTTGTTTTATAGAATCTATAATGTTTCTAGAATTGGGACtctaaatttaacttttttttgatAGCATTTGATAGACTATTCAGTCAGTATTTCCAAAATATCATCACTGACAATATTTGAGTGTGCATTTTCCAtctgctgtttttctctttgtggaTATTTTATTAACTTGCATTTCTTCAATTATGAGCAAATTTAAGTTCTGACATAGGAATGAATGTATACTTGGACACAGTGTTTTTGCAACATTTCCAAAGTTTCAATTTATTACTGTTTTCAATCCTTCTGAAGTTTCTTTACATGTATCCATGTAAAGGTCAAGAATacagttacatatttttattatacttccTCATTTTTATGGAAACAATAGCATACCGTATACATACTCTTCTGCACCTTACTTTGTTTACTACAAGATCTTCCAGAATTAGTATAcacagagctttttttttttttttgtatttttaaactattgTGTTGTTGTCTACTGACCTACTGTGCCATAAATTATTTAACCAGTCtcctgttgatgaacatttactcaatttccatttttccccttttgtttctGGTAGATGTCAGCAAGGTCCAGAAGACTTAGACCACCACAAGATGCTCCTGCAGATCTTCAACCTGTTCAGCCCAAGAGGTTGCTTGAAATGACTGGCCTGGAGAATTCCATATTGGGAAGTCCTGGAGATCTGCTTGTGCAGGAGTTGAGGGTGGAAGGATTCTCTTGAGCCATAATGACTCCTTACTAGCTGTGAATCAGTCTCcatcaggaaaaggaagaagaaatccaCATGTCTTCCCCAAAGACAGTCCATAAGACTTAATAGCTCAGGAATCAGATCTTAAGGATTATGAGGGACAGATATACTTCATACTCCCACATTTAGTCAtttcaaaatactgttttttCTGACTTTAtcattaaattaaatgaataaaatttatcacAACAGTTGGTGGTATTAATTCTGTGTTAAAACATTCAGTCCTTAGCATCATCAGACCAACATAGATaacataattaatttattcatgtaCTTAGCTCTTGATTCTGATGCATTTATTGTATTTCAGCGTTTTTGC is drawn from Urocitellus parryii isolate mUroPar1 chromosome 4, mUroPar1.hap1, whole genome shotgun sequence and contains these coding sequences:
- the Klhl9 gene encoding kelch-like protein 9 — protein: MKVSLGNGEMGVSAHLQPCKAGTTRFFTSNTHSSVVLQGFDQLRIEGLLCDVTLVPGDGDEIFPVHRAMMASASDYFKAMFTGGMKEQDLMCIKLHGVNKVGLKKIIDFIYTAKLSLNMDNLQDTLEAASFLQILPVLDFCKVFLISGVSLDNCVEVGRIANTYNLIEVDKYVNNFILKNFPALLNTGEFLKLPFERLAFVLSSNSLKHCTELELFKAACRWLRLEDPRMDYAAKLMKNIRFPLMSPQDLINYVQTVDFMRTDNTCVNLLLEASNYQMMPYMQPVMQSDRTAIRSDSTHLVTLGGVLRQQLVVSKELRMYDERAQEWRSLAPMDAPRYQHGIAVIGNFLYVVGGQSNYDTKGKTAVDTVFRFDPRYNKWMQVASLNEKRTFFHLSALKGHLYAVGGRSAAGELATVECYNPRMNEWSYVAKMSEPHYGHAGTVYGGLMYISGGITHDTFQNELMCFDPDTDKWTQKAPMTTVRGLHCMCTVGDKLYVIGGNHFRGTSDYDDVLSCEYYSPTLDQWTPIAAMLRGQSDVGVAVFENKIYVVGGYSWNNRCMVEIVQKYDPEKDEWHKVFDLPESLGGIRACTLTVFPPEENPGSPSRESPLSAPSDHS